The Vidua macroura isolate BioBank_ID:100142 chromosome 27, ASM2450914v1, whole genome shotgun sequence genome includes a window with the following:
- the RPRML gene encoding reprimo-like protein, protein MNGSFFNQTLLEQAADPNRTQGLGMLMACCNGTSTVLATDGSSLVLAPDERSLFITRVVQIAVLCVLSLTVMFGIFFLGCNLLIKSESMINFLVKDRRPSKDVGAAIMGLY, encoded by the coding sequence ATGAATGGATCCTTTTTCAACCAGActctcctggagcaggcagctgaCCCCAACAGGACTCAGGGCTTGGGGATGCTTATGGCCTGCTGCAATGGGACCAGCACAGTGCTGGCGACTGATGGCAGCTCCTTGGTCCTGGCACCCGATGAGAGGAGCCTTTTCATCACAAGGGTGGTGCAGATTGCTGTCCTCTGTGTCCTCTCCTTGACTGTGATGTTTGGCATCTTCTTTTTGGGCTGCAACTTGCTCATCAAGTCGGAGAGCATGATTAACTTTCTGGTGAAAGACCGAAGACCTTCTAAGGACGTGGGCGCTGCAATCATGGGACTTTACTGA